The sequence GCGCGGTCAGCCGCGCAGAGCCGGGAGCAGTTCCTTCTCGGCGAAGTCGAGGAAGCCCTCCTGCTGGTCGCCGCCGATCTGGACGAGCGCGACGTCGGTGAAGCCCGCCTTCTCGAACTCGCGGACACCTTCGACGATCGGCTCCACGTCCGGGCCGCAGGCGATCGAGCCGGCGACGTCCTCCTCGCGGATGAACTGCGTCGCCCCGGCGAACCCGGCCGGGCCCGGCAGCTCGGCGTTGACCTTCCAGCCGCCGGCGAACCAGCGGAACTGCTCGTGCGCGCGCTTCACCGCGGCGTCGCGGTCGGGACCCCACGAGACCGGCAGCTGCGCGATCTTGCGCGTGGGCGGCCCGAGCCGGGTCGCGTCCCACTCCTGGGCGAGCTCCACCTTCGGCTCGACGGCGATCATCGCGTCGGCGACCGGGGCGAACCGCCGCACCGACTGCGAGCCGGAGACGGCGACGGCGACCGGCGTCCGCTTCTCCGGCAGGTCCCACAGCTTCGCGGAGTCGACGCGGAAGTGCTTGCCCTCGTAGTCGAAGTACCCGCCGTCGAACAGGCCGCCGATGATCTGCACGGCCTCGGCCAGCATGTCGTGGCGGACGTTGGCCGGCGGCCAGCCGCGGCCCACGACGTGCTCGTTGAGGTTCTCGCCCGCGCCGAGCCCCAGGGTGAACCGGCCGGCCGAGAGCGCCTGCACGGTCGCGGCCTTCTGCGCCACCACGGCCGGGTGGTACCGCATGATCGGGCAGGTCACGTACGTCATCAGCTCGACGCGCTCGGTGCTCTGGGTGACCGCGCCCAGCACGCTCCAGGCGTAGGGCGCGTGCCCCTGCTCCGCCAGCCACGGCGAGTAGTGGTCGCTCATCACCTCGAAGTCGAAGCCGGCCGCTTCCGCACCGGCGGCGAACCGGACCAGTTCGTTCGGCCCGGTCTGCTCGGTCATCAGGGTGTAGCCGATCCGCATCGGCGCCTCCTCTCGTCAGCCCGTCGCGTACCCGGGTGATGCGGTGGGTAATCACCCGGCAACGACGTTTACCGGGTGATCAACCGGGTATCCGCCTGCGGGAAGAAGGGAGCAGCCATGCCTCAGTCGTGGAGCGGCAAGCGCGAACGCCAGTACGAGCACATCAAGGACTCGGCCGAAGACCGCGGC is a genomic window of Amycolatopsis lexingtonensis containing:
- a CDS encoding TIGR03557 family F420-dependent LLM class oxidoreductase, with the protein product MRIGYTLMTEQTGPNELVRFAAGAEAAGFDFEVMSDHYSPWLAEQGHAPYAWSVLGAVTQSTERVELMTYVTCPIMRYHPAVVAQKAATVQALSAGRFTLGLGAGENLNEHVVGRGWPPANVRHDMLAEAVQIIGGLFDGGYFDYEGKHFRVDSAKLWDLPEKRTPVAVAVSGSQSVRRFAPVADAMIAVEPKVELAQEWDATRLGPPTRKIAQLPVSWGPDRDAAVKRAHEQFRWFAGGWKVNAELPGPAGFAGATQFIREEDVAGSIACGPDVEPIVEGVREFEKAGFTDVALVQIGGDQQEGFLDFAEKELLPALRG